The genomic window CGGCGGTGAAACACGCGGACCGTTGCGTTCCTTCCAACGAAATTCGAAAGTGCGATCCTGTCCGACGTTCCAATCGATCGAGATTTCTCCCTCGTCCGATCCAAGCGCGCCATATTTTGCGGCGTTTGTGGACAGCTCATAGATCGCCAGCGAAAGACCAACGGCCTGCTCGGCTGAAATCGCGATCGAAGGTCCTTGGATCGTCAATCTGCGTTCATCGTCGATATGAGGCGCGATGGCCTCGCGAACGACCTCTGCGAAGTCGGTATCTCCCTCCTGCCGGGTGATCAGTGTCTGGGTTCTCGACATTGCCTCGATACGCGAGGCGATGATCTCGCTTGCCTTTTCCAAGCTCGGTGCATTGCGCAAGCTTGCTGTCACCACTGCACTCACCACCGCCATGGTGTTCTTCACCCGATGCATCATTTCCTGATGCAGGAACCGTTGCTGCTCTTCGTTCAGCTGGCGTTGCGTCACATCGGTGAACAGAGAAGCGACGCGGTCGCCCTCCAGGCGTCGAATTCGATTCTCGAACCTGTTCTCATTTATCGCTTTGGCGCTGACGCTCAGCAGAGGCTCCCCAGTGTCAAGCACCCTTCGGACAGCGGGCAGCATCTCTTCGCAAAGCTCCGGCATGAGGTCGCCAAGGCAGTGTCCCAAGACAGCGTTTGCGTCGAGCCCGAGCAGCCGCTCGAAGGCCGGGTTCACTTCTTCGAAGCGAATGTCCGCAACGTCTCCGGCGGCATCGCGCACTGCCTCGGCGATGTAATAGCCCTCCTGCATGTCCTCGAAAAGCCGTCGGTATTTGAGTTCCGAGACCCCGACCGATATTTCGCGCTCCACGACGAGCGCCAGGCTTTGCAGCACCTTCCGGTCATGTTCGGTCCATTGGTGGGGTGTCGTGTCGATTGCCGCGAGCGCCCCCACCAGTTCGCCGGTTGGCAACGCGATCGGAACGCCGAGATAGGCCCGCACACCAAGATCTGCGATGGCATGATTGCTGTTTACAAGCTCGTGGAGGTCGGCATCGTTCACCTTGAGTATCGCCGCCCGCTCCACCACGTGTTGGCAGAAAGAGTGGGTCAGCGGCGTCTCGCCGACGCTGTCCCAAGGCGCAGGTAAACCACAATGGCCGGCGAACACCTGACGGTCCTCATCGACAATGGAAATGATGGCAACCGGCACCTGTAACGCGACACGCACATGCTCGGTCAGGTGATGAAACTGTTCGCGACCGGAACTGTCGAGCAGTCCGGATCGTCTAATCGCCGATACTCTGTCGGACAACTTTTGCGGCATGCTCAGGAAACCAGCTTTCGACTGGTCCATACGCCAGCTTGGGTTAGATATACGATGGAAGTGAACCTACAACAGATTCGAACTTAAATCTGCGCCTTAGCCTTAAGCGATCACAGCTATTGCCTGCAGGGCGAAGGCGGCCACGGCTGCTGCCGGCGGTCTCCGGCTCAATATCCTCCTCACCCTTCACCCCGGAACCGGCGTCGGCTTGCCGTTGCCGTCCAGCGCGACCATGACGAAGGTGGCGTTGGTGACTTTGTCCATCTGGTCGGAGAGGTAGCGTTGGGCCCAGGCTTCGACGGTGAGGGTGATGGAGGTGCGGCCGACCTTGGCGATGTCGGTGTAGATGCAGAGCGTGTCGCCGATCTTGACCGGCATGGCAAAGGCCATTTCGTTGACGGCTGCGGTGACGACGCGGCCTTTCGCGCGTTCTGCGGCGCGTATGCCGGAGGCGAGATCCATCTGGGCCATGACCCATCCGCCGAAGATATCGCCCGCGGCGTTGAGGTCGGCGGGCATGGCAAGCGTTCTGAGCGTCAGTTCGCCGGTCGGTCTCGGGGCTTCGTTCATGCGGGCTCCTTCAGGGATTTGCCGGAGCGATGTCGCGTTCTTCGACATCGTTCGCTTGGCTCCGGGGTTTGGCTTTGCACGTGCCTTACCAGTGAACCGGTCGCCGCTCCATCTGGCAACGTTTCTGCGGATCTGGCGCTCGGTGCGGCTTCCCGTTTAGCGAGCGGGGGCGGGCGGCAGCAAGCGTTCAGTCCTCATTTACCATGATCGCTTAAGGTGGCTCTCCAAGGGACCGGTACGCTACCTGGAGACGCATGTTCATGGCCATCGACGGAGCGGACGACGCGGACGGCCGCGACAACGGTCTTGCTGCGCAACAGCGCCGGAGCGCGAGGGCTGGTTTGGTCGCAGGACCTGGCAGGATCGCCGGGCTTGGACGGCTTCTCGCCGGCGGGTTTGCGGCGGCGCTTCTCGTTTCGTGCTCGGCCTCGAGCGTGCTTGCGCCGCCTGAGGCGATTTCCACCAGTTCGATCGCACCTCAGCCGCCTGCGGCTCTTGGCGGACAACAGGCGACCTATGGCGCGCCGCCCGCGCAAGGGTTGCCGGCCTATGAGAGCCTTGCACAAGGAGCAGTTGGAGGAGCGGGGGCCGGTGCCTCGTCCGGCGCTGGTGTGGCTGGCGTGAGCGGGCCTGGCGCCGATCTCGGCTATGGGTCGGGTCTTGCGGTGCTGCAGCGCGGCCAGCCGCTGCCTGTCGACGATGCGGCACTTGCGCAGATGCAGGGGCGGCCCGTGCCGGACGGGTGGCAGCCCGGCTATGTGCCATCGGACCAGCCGCAGATCCTCGGCACGCTGGGGCCGAATGGCGAAGCGCGGCTTGCGGGCCAGCCAAGCGCGATGCAAAGTCCTGTGGCGTCCGTCGCGCCTCAGCCGTCGATGATGCCGCCTGCGGCTGCACCGGTTCAGATCCAGCCTTCGGCGCCGATCGCCGCGGCACCTCCCGTCTCGGCGCCGGTTGCCGTTGTCGCGCCGCCGGTCGCTGCCGCACCGCCCGTTGCTGCTGCTCCGGTCGTGCAACAGGCGCCAGAGCCGCAGCGGGTCGCAGGCCTGTTTCCGCGTGCGCTCAATCCGTTCGCGCGCTCGCAGGCGCCGCAGAGCAATCTGCCGGCGGCGGAAGCCGCGTGCCGGCAGCGGCTGGAGCGGCTTGGCGTGCAGTTCACCAACAAGCCGGCCGTCGGCAATGGTGGGTCCTGCGGGATTGCCCATCCCGTGGAGGTTTCGGCGCTTTCGGGCGGGGTGAAGGTGCGGCCCGCGACGCTGCTCAACTGCCAGATGGCGGAGGCTTTCGCGACGTGGGTGAAGAATGAGCTCGCGCCTTCGACGCGCAAGCGCTACCTGTCCGGCATCGACACGGTCGGCTCCATGGGCGGCTATTCCTGCCGGACCATGAATTCGCGGCGCGGCGCGCCGATGTCGGAGCATTCCAAGGGCAACGCGATCGATGTCGGCTCGATCAAGCTGAATTCGGGCCGGGTGATCGATGTGAGCGCCAAGGGCTTCTTCGCGTTTCGCGAGCGCGGGCTTTTGAATTCCGTGCGCGACGACGGCTGCAAGTATTTCAACACGATCCTGGGTCCCGGGTCGGACGCCAACCACGCCGACCATTTCCATTTCGACCTTCGGGCGCGGCGCAACGGCTATCGCCATTGCGACTGAGTGCCAAGGCTTGCCGCACGCAGTGCATGTTCCGGTAAGCGGTTGTTAGCGCTCCCCATGCCATGGTGCGGGTTAGAGGGTAGGGGCCTGTGTTGACGGCAAAGTTTGAAATGGACGCGGATCTGAAGCTGCAGCTGGATGCGCTCTACAAGGCGGCGCCGGCTTCGGTGATGTCGATCGTGGGCGGGCTGGTCGCGCTTTCGATCTATTGGGAGCAGGGCATTCCGGCCGGACTGATCGCCTGGTTCGTGGTGGTCGCCGGGGTGGCGGTCGTGCATTTGATCAGCGCGGGCTTGCGCCACTACGGCCTGCCGCGCGGCTTCACAACGCGTCACTGGGCGCGCCTGGTGTGCGGTATCTACGGCACATCCGGTGTGGCGTGGGGTGTGGGCGCAGCTCTCATGATCCTTGAGGGCAATGCCGCGCAGGCACTCGTCGTCTGCTGCCTGATCACCGGCGCGGTGACGGTGACCTTCCCGGCAGCGGTCTACCAGCGGGCCTATAATCTCTTTCAGTTTCCGGCGCTGTTGCTCACCTGCGCCGGCCTGTTCGCGAGCGGGGTGCCCTATAGCAACGCCCTCGCCATTGCCGGCGTGCTTTTGTGCGGGACGCTGGCGGCGATGGCGCGCGGGCTCGGCACGCAGCTGACGCTGGCGCTGAAGCTTTCGCGGGAAAATTCGCGGCTCGTCGCCGATCTGCAGGAGCGCAAGGCGGCGCTGGAGGCGGCAAACCGCGACCTGGAGATCCAGACGGAGACGGACCCGATGACGGGGCTCGGCAACCGGCGGCGGCTGATGCGGGTGCTGCGCGCCTCGTCCGGCGCGCTCGGCGTTCTGCTGATCGATGTCGATCACTTCAAGAGCTACAACGACACTTTCGGCCATGCCGAGGGTGATACCTGCCTGAGGCGGATCGCCGACGCGCTGAGCCGGTCGACGATCGCCGGCGTTACGCTGGTTGCGCGCTATGGCGGCGAGGAATTCGCGATCGTCGTCGATGCGCGCGACCATCACCATGTGCGGGCGGTGGCGGAAGCCATGCGCAAGACGGTCGAGGCGCTGCACGACGAGGGCGGAAGTGCGCTGCGCCGGGCGGTGACGATCAGCGTTGGTGTGGCGCTGCGCGAGGCCAGCGAGGACAAGACCATCACGCAGCTGATCACCGAGGCGGACGAGCGGCTCTATGAGGCCAAGCGGGCCGGCCGCAACCGCGTGCATGACGGGCGGGAGCAGCGCGCGAACCGGGCAGCGGTCGCTTAAGGCACCGGAGCCCTGATGTGGCCTCTTCCGCCTCGGTGCGTCCTATAGTATAGTCCCCTAGGTTATATTTTAGAGGGCGCGGATGCACACGCAGAAGCACAAAGACAGGCTGATCGGCCGGGTGCGGCGGCTCAAGGGCCAGCTTGAAGGCGTGGAGCGAGCGCTGAACGGGGAGGCGCCCTGCGGCGAGATCCTGAGGCAGCTCGCCTCGATCCGCGGCGCGATCTCGGGCCTGACGGCCGAAGTGATGGAGCACCATCTGCGCGAGCACGTGCTGGAAGCCGAGACCGAAGCGGACCGGCACCAGGGCGGCGAAGAGCTGATGGGCGTGCTCAGAACCTATCTGAAATGAAAAGCGACCGCCGCGAGCGACGACGGCGCGCAAACAGGGAGGCCATGATGGCCGGGCAATCGCAACTGGACGACGACCACGATTACGACCATGGGCACGTGTTTCTCGGCGACAACCACGCGCGCAACGAGAAGCGCGTGTGGCTGGTCATCGCGCTGACGGCATCAATGATGGTGATCGAGATCGTCGGCGGCGCGATCTATGGCTCGATGGCGCTGATGGCCGATGGCTGGCACATGGCGACGCATGCTGCGGCGCTGATGATTTCGGCCGTCGCCTATCTTTATGCCAGGCGCCATGCGCGCGACCGCCGCTTCACCTTCGGCACAGGCAAGCTTGGCGATCTGGCGGGGTTTGCCAGTGCCGTCGTGCTCGGGATCGTGGCGCTTCTCATCGGCTGGGAAAGCCTGCTGCGGCTCGCCAATCCGGTGCCGATCAGTTTCAACCAGGCGATCCTCGTCGCGGTGGTCGGGCTTGCGGTCAATTTGATTAGCGCATGGCTTTTGCGGGAAGATCACGGGCATCATCATCACCATGGACATTCCCACGGCCATGATCATGACCACGGGCATGGCCATGTGCATGGGCAGGACAACAATCTGCGGGCGGCCTATCTGCATGTGCTCGCCGACGCGCTGACGTCGGTTCTCGCAATCGTGGCGCTGGTGGTCGGCAGCTTCAATGGCTGGGTCTGGGCCGATCCGCTGATGGGCGTCGTCGGTGCGCTGGTGATCGCGCGCTGGTCGATCGGGCTCATGCGGCAATCGGGCGGCGTGCTGCTCGATACCGTTCCGGAGGACGGGCAGCTTGCGGGTGCGATCCGCTCTGCGCTTTCGGGTGAGGGTGGAACGATCACCGACCTGCATGTGTGGCAGGTGGGGCCGGGACACCACGCGGCGATCATCGCGCTGGTGTGCCCGCGGCCGAAGGCACCCTCGCACTACAAGGCGTTGCTGGCCGATATCCGGCAGCTGTCGCATGTGACGGTGGAAGTGCAGCCGGCGCGCTGATCACTGCGCGGCTGATGCGCCGTCGTCCGTGGGGTCTGCGGATCTGAGACGGCGAAGCGCGCTGTCGACCGTGCGGTCAAAGCGCACAACCGGTGGCGCCACGCCATGGGCGAAGAATTCGCGCCGCAGCGGGCCGGTCGTGCCGGTGATGACGACGCGGCCGCCGCGCCGCTTCTTGCTGCGCGCGATGGAGGCGATCATCTCGCCGGCGGTGGAATCGATCATCGGGACGGCGGAGAGATCGAGCACCAGCACCGGTGCCGACGTCGCGACGCGATCGAGCAGGCTGCCGATGGAGGCGGCCGCGCCGAAGAAGAGCGCGCCCGAGACACGGTAAACGATCACGTCGCCCTGCTGGGTGAGGCGGTCCTCGTCCGGTCCGGCGGAGCCGTCGGGTTCGTCTTCGGCTACGAGCGGCTCAGCAAAGGTTGCCGTCGACATGCGGTGGATGAAGATGAGCGCACCGAGCGCAAAGCCGACGACGATCGCCTCGGTGAGATCGCGGAAGATGGTGAGCAGGAAGGTGACGAGAAGCACCGCCGCATCGCCCCAGGATGCGCGCAGAAGCGTGGCGAAGGCGTGCTTTTCCACCATGGACCAGGCGACAACGGCAAGCACGCCGGCGAGGCTGGCGAGCGGGATATAGCTCGCGAGCGGTGCGGCGAGCATCATGAAGCCGAGCAGGAAGACGGCGTGCAGCATGCCCGACACGGGTCCGACCGCGCCGGCGCGCACATTGGTGGCGGTGCGCGCGATGGTGCCGGTGACGCAAAAGCCGCCGAAGAGCGACGAGCCTATATTGGCGACGCCTTGCGCCACGAGTTCGCAATTGGAGCGGTGGCGCCGGCCGGTCATGCCATCGGCCACGACCGCCGAGAGCAGCGACTCGATCGCGCCGAGCAGTGTGAAGGCGATGGCGCTCGGCAGGACGGCGATGACGAGATCGAGATCGAAGGCCGGCAGCGACGGCGCCGGCAGACCCGACGGGATGCCGCCGAAGGCGGTGCCGATCGTCGCCACCGGCAGGCCGGCAAGGGCTGCGACGAGCGTGGTGAGGACAACCGCGATCAGCAGTCCCGGCCAATGCGGTTTCAGCTTGCGGACGGCGACGACGATGCCGATGGCGGCCAGGGCAAGGGCGGCCGTGACGGGGCTTACCGTCGGCAAAGCGGCGAAGATCACTGGCAACTTTTCGATGAGCGGTCCGGGCTCGGGCGAACCGAGGGTCAGGCCGAACAGCGGGGTCAACTGGCTGGCGAAGATGATGACGGCGATGCCGGCGGTGAACCCCACCGTGACGGGATAGGGAATGAACTTGATATAGGTGCCGAGCCTGAGGAAGCCGATCGCCGCAAGCATGAGGCCCGACAGGAAGGTCGCGAGGATGAGGCCGCCCATGCCATGGGCCTGGATGGTCGCGGCGACGAGCACGATGAACGCCCCGGCCGGCCCGCCGATCTGGTGGCGGCTGCCGCCGAAAAGCGAGACGAGAAAGCCGCCGACGATGGCAGTGATCAGGCCCTGCGCAGGCGTCGCACCCGACGCGATCGCGATCGCCATGGAGAGCGGCAGGGCGACGATAGCGACGGTCAGGCCGGCCACCGCATCTGCCCTGAAATGCGAAAGCCGGTAGCCTTCCTCCAGCACCGTGACAAGCTTCGGCTTGAACAGCTCGGAAAAGCGCGCCTTTTCGGATTGCGCACGCGGATCGCGAGGGCGCGACGACTTTACCGGAGCATGCATGGCCAGCGATCAACCTCCCTCTCACACGGGAGACCCGATTTCAGCGACTCGATCGTCAAGCGCAGTTCCCCCAGGCCAATTTAGCCCGTGTTTGGTTGGAAAACGCGGAAAAAGGTGACGGGTGCTGCCAAAGTAGCGGTGGGGCGGTTCGTAAGATCGATGCGGCGGGTGCGTAGCGTAGGTTCGTCGGGGTTTGTAGGTTCGGCCGGCGGCGTCGATTCTACAGCGTAGAAGCGCCGGCCGCTTCAGGCTGAATTACGCAGCGCGGCTTGGCGGTTGCCGGCGGCGTTGGGAGGTGTGTCGGGGCGGGCGTGGGAACCGGTGCCGGTATGGGCGGTGGCGGTGGGGCGAGAACTGGAGGTCGGAGTTTCGCTGATTTCGAAGCCGGCGACGAGGTCGAAGAGGGTGGCGGCCTCTTCGGACAGGCGGGCGGTGGCGCTCGATGTCTCGACGAACATCTGGGCGTTCTGCTGTGTCGTCTGGTCCATCATGTTGACGGCGCTGTTGATCTGCTTGAGGCCGATCGCCTGCTGCCTGGAGGCTTCCGCAATGGCCTGGAGGTCGCGGTCGACGCCGACGACGCGATCGACGATGGCGCCGAGCTCCTCGCCGGTATTTTCGACGAGCGTGACGCCGCGCCCGATCAGGTCGTTTGAGCCGTGGATGAGGACCTTGATCTCCTTGGCGGCGGTGGCGGATCGCTGGGCGAGTTCACGCACCTCCTGCGCGACGACGGCGAAGCCACGGCCCGCATCGCCCGCGCGCGCAGCCTCGACGCCGGCATTGAGGGCGAGAAGGTTCGTCTGGAACGCGATCTCGTCGATGACGCCGCTGATGCCGGAAATCTCGCTTGCGGAGGTGCGGATCTCGCCCATGGCGTCGATGGCCTGGGTCATCACGGCGACCGACTGTTCGGCGCGTTGCCTCGTTTCGCGCGCCTTGCCGCCTGCGTCGCGGGCGCGCTCGGCGGTATCGGTGACCGTGACGGTGATCTCTTCCAGCGCCGAAGCGGTCTCCTCCACCGAGGCGGCCTGCGCGTCGGTCTGGCTGGCGAGGTGCTGCGATGTGGCGTCGATGGAGCGCGAAGCGGAGGTGATCGCCTCGGCCGCACTGAAGATGGTTTGCAGAGTCGTTCGCAAGGTCGAGGATGTTTCGTTGAAGTCGATGCGCAGGCGCTCCAGCGCGGGCAGGAACGGCTGATCGAGCGTGGCGGTGAGATCGCCGGCAGAAAGCTTTTTCAATGCCGCGGCGAGGCTTTCCACATTGGCGACGCGGTCGGTGACGTCTGTCGCGAGCTTGACGATCTTGAAGACTTTGCCGTCGACATCGAGGATCGGGTTATAGGACGCTTGGATGAAGACGGGGCGGCCGTTCTTGCCGACGCGGACGAATTCGTCAGAGAGGAAGCGACCGGCGGCAAGCTCCGGCCAGAAGCTCCGGTAGGCTTCGGAGCCGACATAGGCGGGCTCGCAGAAGATCGCATGATGGCGCCCGACGATCTCGTCGAGTTCGTAACCCATCGCCTTCAGGAAATTGGCGTTCGCCGTAAGGATCTTGCCGGTCGGCGTGAATTCGATGACGGCCTGGGCGCGCGACAGCGCCTCGAGCTTGCCGCGGTCTTCGGCTGCCTGCAGCGCCTGCGCGGTGACATCGGTGGCGAATTTCACGACCTTATAGGGTTTGCCACCGCGCATCACGGGGTTGTAGGAGGCCGCGATCCAGACCTCCGATCCATCCTTGCGCAGGCGGCGATATTGCCGTTGGTCATGCTGGCCGGAAGCAAACTGGGCCCAGAACTCGGCGTAGTCCGGGCGTGCCGCCTCGGCGGGATCGACGAAGATGCGGTGGTGACGCCCGACGATCTCGTCGGCGCGATAGCCCATCGTGCGGCAGAAATTGTCGTTGGCCTTCAGAATGGTGCCGTCGAGGCCGAATTCGATGATGGCCTGTGATGCGTTGAGGGCGTCCAGAACGGCGCTCGCATCGCGCGCAAAAAGCTGCAGCATGTCGATCTCTTCATGAGAGGGGAGATGCCGCCGGTTCGACGCAATTCCCCATCAAATTTCATGGTGCATCTTCTTGCGTAAATGCGTTTACGCTGCATGAAGAAATCCGTGGTTGCCGCCCCGACGCGCATATTCTCTTGATGTGACCGTTTACCCGGCAAAGGCCTTTTCCAGGGCGGCGATGTCGAGCTTGACCATGCCCATGACGGCAGTCTGGACGCGGGCGGATCTTTCACAGTCCGGGTCGTTCATCATCTTGGGCAGGATGGCAGGCACGACCTGCCAGGAAAGACCGTAACGGTCCTTAACCCAGCCGCATTGCTGGATGGTGCCGCCTTCGCCGAGCGCGCTCCAGTAACCGTCGATCTCCGCCTGGTCGCGACAGGCGACCGAGAGTGATATCGCCTCGGTGAATGCGAACATGGGCCCGCCATTGAGGCCCATGAAGTCGCGGCCGGCGAGGCGGAAGGTGGCGACGAAGAGCTTGCCATTTGCATGGCGCGTGGCTTCGATGATGGCGGTATCGGGGAAGATGCCGCCGTAGAACGCGATCGCTTCCTCCAGCTGGTTATCGAACCACAGGCAGGGGGTGATGGTTGGCATGGTGGACGCCTCCGACATCGATCGTCTCAAGGATTATCGCAGAAACTCTCCCGCGCGGGCGGGTCGGCCGGCGAGGTGCCGGCGCGACCTCAGAACCATGATCCCATGATATGCCGACTTATTTGCCGGCTTATCGTTCTGTCTATTTCCCGTCCGGCGGACCGACGATGGCCCACATATGGCCGAAGGGGTCCTTCAGCTGGCCGTAAAGATCGCCCCAGAAGGCGACTTCGAACGGCATGACGACGGTGCAGCCGGCATCCACCGCGCGGTCCCACCATTCGCGGGCGTTCATGACCGCGAGCGTCAGCGTCGTGCCCTGCGGCTCGACCCAGGGATAGCCGTATTCGGGCATGGCATCGCCCAGCATGAACTTGCCATCGTTGATGGTGAGTTGGCAGTGCATGACGCGCTTGCCGTCATCCATCAGCATGCGGCTGTCCTCGGTGGCGGCGAAGGCCTTCTTGTAGAATTCGATGGCTGCGCTCGCATCCTTGGATGCGAGATAGGGGACGACGCCAGGGATGGATGCGGTCCATTCCTGCGGCTGGGTTTGATCGGACATGGGTGCTTCCTCCTTCAAGCTGTGTTTGGCACCGGTGGATCAGAATTCGACGAAGCTTTCAAAGCCGCCGAAGATCATGCGCTTGCCGTCAAACGGCATGCTGGCCATGTCCATCTTCATGCGGTCGTCTTCGAACACCTTCTTGTTGATCTCGTCGCGCTTTTCGCGGGACGGATAGGTGATCCAGGCGAAGATCACCGTTTCGTCGTCCTTGGCCTGGACGGCGCGGGGAAACGAGGTGAGCTCGCCATAGGGCACGTCGTCGGCCTTGCATTCGACATAGGACAGCGCGCCGTGCTCCATCCAGATGCGGCCGGCAGTGGTGGCGATCTCCTTGTAGGCGTCGAACTTGTCCTTCGGGACTGCAAGCAGAAATCCGTCGACATAGGGCATTTCAGAGCCTCCTCTTCAACATTTCATTGAGCTCAGGACGTTCGCGATTTCGGGCAGCCGACATGGCCGCTCGAAATTTTTTCAGAGCGTGGCGGCGAGCGCAGCCATCTGGTCTGCAGCCTTTCCCCAACCTTCATGAAAGCCCATCTCTTCGTGGGACTTCTTGTCGGCCTCCGTCCAATGGCGCGCGACCGCGGTGTAGCGCGTGCCGCCCGCTTCATCCGCAAAAGTGATGATGCCGGTGAAGAAGGGCTTTTCCGAAGGCGTCCAGGCATCGGTGTAGGCGTCGGTGAAGACGATCTTCTCGTTGGGCACGACTTCGAGATAGATGCCCTGGTTCGGATACTCGTTGCCTTCGGGATCGGCCATGACGATGTGGCTGATGCCGCCCGGGCGCACGTCGACCCTGGCCGAAGCGATCGTCCACGGCGCGGGGACGAACCACTGCTTCAACAGGTCGTCTTCGGTCCAGCAGCGATAGAGTTTCTCGCGCGGCACGTCGATGAAGCGGGTGAGGGTCAGTTCACGGGGCTCAGCCATGGTGCATCTCCAGATGATGTCCGATTTCGTGCAAAGGACGCTGGAGGATGCCACTTCCCGACAGGGGGCGTCCAAAAAATCTGAATTTTCGCGGAAACCGGCGTTGCTTGAGCCGAAAAACGCAAAAAAGGCCGGTATGAACCGGCCTTTCATTGCCATTGCCGCATCCTGAGCCAGTACATCCGTGGTCACAGGGAAGGCGATGACAAGCTATGCGAGCTTGCTCGATTAAGCGGCGGCGAGGTTGCCTGCGCTCATCTTGCCGCTCTTGCTGTCGCGAACAACGTCGAAGTGCACTTTCTGGCCTTCGGCGATGGACGACATGCCGGCGCGCTCAACGGCCGAAATGTGAACGAATACGTCTGCGCTGCCATCGTTCGGCTCAATGAAGCCGTAACCCTTGGTGGCGTTGAACCATTTTACAGTACCAGTAGCCATGACGATTACCTTTCAATCGCATAGTAAGAATGCCGATCGACCAAAAATCGAAAGGCGGTGGATCGATAGGTAAGGGAAAGTCGTCGCATGCGCCGTGGCGCCTAAACAAGTTCGGTTACTCAGATCGATTTGACATAGGTGCGCCTTTGGCGGCCCAATGTCAATGCTATGGCGTTGATAGTCGGGTCCTTATCGGCTGCCTACGCCCTTTCTGGTGGCTTTCTTAGGGGATTTGCGCGCGGGCGCCTTGGGCACTTCGACAGCGGCGGTCTCCGCTTCCATCGCCAGGCGCTGTGCTCTCAGCCGCTCCGTCTTGCGCTCGCGGGCGACGACTTCCTTTTCCATGATGGTGCGGGCTTCGTTGTTGGTCGATGACCACTTGGCCTCGGAGGAAGAGCGCTTTTCCGTGGACGGCGTTTTGAAGGGCTGGGCCAATCGTTTTCCTGACTCTGTCTGAACACAATGAACGCAGTCTGCGTTCTCTAAAGTCCTTATATCAGACATTCGTCGTTCGTGACAGGTGGGCTGTTTCACGCGCCGTTTTGGGGGCTTCGCCGAGCTTGTCGAGATGACGCCGGATATGCGCCGCCTCGGCGGGGCTGTTGGCCAGCGAAATGGCGCGGTTGAACGCCTCGACCGCCTCCGCGCGCCGGCCGAGTTCGCTGAGCAGGCCACCACGCAGGCCGTGGAAATAGAAGTAGCCGGACAGCCTTTCGGCGAGCGGATCGATGAGCGCCAGCGCCGCTTCGGGCCCGGCAAGCTTGTTGATCGCTACCGCGCGGTTGAGCGTGACGACGGGGGATGGCTGCACAGCTTCGAGCGTCCGGTAGAGCAGGTCGATCGCCGCCCAATCGGTTTCGACGGCGGATTTCGCGCGGGCATGGGTGGCGGCAATCGCGGCCTGAAGCTGGTAGGCGCCGGGGCGCGCATGACGCAGCGCCTTGTCGAGCATGGCGAGGCCTTCGGCGATCATCGCGCCGTTCCACAATGTGCGGTTCTGGTCCTCCAGCAGCACGATCTGGCCATCGGCATCGAAGCGGGTCGGGCTGCGGGCGTGCTGCAGGAGCATGAGCGCGAGCAGGCCTGCGATCTCGGGCTCGGCCGGAAAGAGCTTGACCATCAGGCGGGCAAGCCGGATCGCCTCCTCGGCGAAGACGGAGGCGGACCGCTCGGCCTCACGCGTCCTGGCGACGTCGCTGGCGCGGGCGGAGTAGCCTTCGTTGAAGACGAGGTAGAGCATGGCACCGACGGTCGACAGGCGCTCGGCACGCGCCTCGCGGTCCGGCGCCTCGAAGGGAACGCCGGCGCGGGCGATTTTTGCCTTGGCGCGCGTGATGCGCTGTTCCATCGCCGCTTCGGAAACGAGGAAGGCACGCGCGATCTGCGGCACGGTGAGGCCCGAAACGATGCGTAAAGCG from Georhizobium profundi includes these protein-coding regions:
- a CDS encoding sensor histidine kinase gives rise to the protein MSDRVSAIRRSGLLDSSGREQFHHLTEHVRVALQVPVAIISIVDEDRQVFAGHCGLPAPWDSVGETPLTHSFCQHVVERAAILKVNDADLHELVNSNHAIADLGVRAYLGVPIALPTGELVGALAAIDTTPHQWTEHDRKVLQSLALVVEREISVGVSELKYRRLFEDMQEGYYIAEAVRDAAGDVADIRFEEVNPAFERLLGLDANAVLGHCLGDLMPELCEEMLPAVRRVLDTGEPLLSVSAKAINENRFENRIRRLEGDRVASLFTDVTQRQLNEEQQRFLHQEMMHRVKNTMAVVSAVVTASLRNAPSLEKASEIIASRIEAMSRTQTLITRQEGDTDFAEVVREAIAPHIDDERRLTIQGPSIAISAEQAVGLSLAIYELSTNAAKYGALGSDEGEISIDWNVGQDRTFEFRWKERNGPRVSPPLRSGFGSKLTDRIVPRYFKGSGETAYLPEGVEYVLRGITQTASAEPFDAG
- a CDS encoding acyl-CoA thioesterase is translated as MNEAPRPTGELTLRTLAMPADLNAAGDIFGGWVMAQMDLASGIRAAERAKGRVVTAAVNEMAFAMPVKIGDTLCIYTDIAKVGRTSITLTVEAWAQRYLSDQMDKVTNATFVMVALDGNGKPTPVPG
- a CDS encoding extensin family protein; protein product: MAIDGADDADGRDNGLAAQQRRSARAGLVAGPGRIAGLGRLLAGGFAAALLVSCSASSVLAPPEAISTSSIAPQPPAALGGQQATYGAPPAQGLPAYESLAQGAVGGAGAGASSGAGVAGVSGPGADLGYGSGLAVLQRGQPLPVDDAALAQMQGRPVPDGWQPGYVPSDQPQILGTLGPNGEARLAGQPSAMQSPVASVAPQPSMMPPAAAPVQIQPSAPIAAAPPVSAPVAVVAPPVAAAPPVAAAPVVQQAPEPQRVAGLFPRALNPFARSQAPQSNLPAAEAACRQRLERLGVQFTNKPAVGNGGSCGIAHPVEVSALSGGVKVRPATLLNCQMAEAFATWVKNELAPSTRKRYLSGIDTVGSMGGYSCRTMNSRRGAPMSEHSKGNAIDVGSIKLNSGRVIDVSAKGFFAFRERGLLNSVRDDGCKYFNTILGPGSDANHADHFHFDLRARRNGYRHCD
- a CDS encoding GGDEF domain-containing protein codes for the protein MTAKFEMDADLKLQLDALYKAAPASVMSIVGGLVALSIYWEQGIPAGLIAWFVVVAGVAVVHLISAGLRHYGLPRGFTTRHWARLVCGIYGTSGVAWGVGAALMILEGNAAQALVVCCLITGAVTVTFPAAVYQRAYNLFQFPALLLTCAGLFASGVPYSNALAIAGVLLCGTLAAMARGLGTQLTLALKLSRENSRLVADLQERKAALEAANRDLEIQTETDPMTGLGNRRRLMRVLRASSGALGVLLIDVDHFKSYNDTFGHAEGDTCLRRIADALSRSTIAGVTLVARYGGEEFAIVVDARDHHHVRAVAEAMRKTVEALHDEGGSALRRAVTISVGVALREASEDKTITQLITEADERLYEAKRAGRNRVHDGREQRANRAAVA
- a CDS encoding metal/formaldehyde-sensitive transcriptional repressor, which produces MHTQKHKDRLIGRVRRLKGQLEGVERALNGEAPCGEILRQLASIRGAISGLTAEVMEHHLREHVLEAETEADRHQGGEELMGVLRTYLK
- the dmeF gene encoding CDF family Co(II)/Ni(II) efflux transporter DmeF, producing the protein MMAGQSQLDDDHDYDHGHVFLGDNHARNEKRVWLVIALTASMMVIEIVGGAIYGSMALMADGWHMATHAAALMISAVAYLYARRHARDRRFTFGTGKLGDLAGFASAVVLGIVALLIGWESLLRLANPVPISFNQAILVAVVGLAVNLISAWLLREDHGHHHHHGHSHGHDHDHGHGHVHGQDNNLRAAYLHVLADALTSVLAIVALVVGSFNGWVWADPLMGVVGALVIARWSIGLMRQSGGVLLDTVPEDGQLAGAIRSALSGEGGTITDLHVWQVGPGHHAAIIALVCPRPKAPSHYKALLADIRQLSHVTVEVQPAR